Below is a genomic region from Argiope bruennichi chromosome 3, qqArgBrue1.1, whole genome shotgun sequence.
aatcaaatttgtcaaagagttgaccatatgtcggtctgtattttcacatgcatgtaaacgcaatggcttaaatcaatgaaCTTTGTTATATGATCTCATGACTACAACAGTAGACCGCTGATGAATTTTGATTCTAATCAGGGGCTAAGAAAGGCGTCCCAAATACATATTCGtgagatagattcagtaaaaatgttagattcatgtCAAAGATCTGTTATTTCTAACTGTTGTTCGTAAATATCGTGAATGGCTTTGCCTTTGGTTTGCAATTttatgcgggggggggggggagataggTCTTTTATTGGGTAGCATGAGAGGTCCACTGATTTTATTTAACTCttgcagattttatttaaattcccaAAACTATTTCCgctgattttattgaaatatattctttatattattaaactcTAAAGACCTCGAGTGAATTAAATGCACGAGAAGAATTATTCACTTACAGAGAACACACACAAGAactaatttaacaaacaaaatagaattactgaaataataataaattttatgaataaattcaaGATAgaggatatttttatattatgttaataagaaattaaagacattaaaagacattttaagttACACAAGACTcggaattaaattcattcaaattggTCAATtctgtaaatcattttttatttttgtttctttctgaaCTCTGCGGTTCTCTGATTCTTTGTTATTCTGTTTTGTTTCGCGTGACTTTAGCCAAGGACAAATTCATGATTGGTTTTCGTCAAGATACTCGCATGTCCACTATTACGTCACTGTGATTTTGACCAATTTCTTCCCGGTCACTTCGATATGGCGTGCACTCATAATTGAAGAATACTTTTTATCTAAAAGTAGTAGTATCACAATAGTAGTAAGCAGATATATCTTTTCAAAACAACTAAATTTGATGCATACTAAACTAAGTATGCGATTAGTATAATCAATTGTTATACGTTACTATCCAAGTTCATTGAGTCTAAATGATAGTTTCAAGGTGCCTTTGAAAGAATTAATCGATTTATGAGAGCAGGAAAAACGTATAAGGAAATAAATGCGCCCTGCTTATTATGGAGTATAGTTTGAATAAGATACATcttatattatatgatttttcttttattatatttatcaatatattaatttatacgaAAAACATTTAATGTAGTTTATTTATCATTAGGTTATGTTTTTATACGTTAGTCACGAATTGTTGCATTACATAAAgctatttcaaaaagtttttttaaggtGGCACACAACCATTAATTGATGATTTTAGCAGGTCTGTAAGCATCATGATTCTGACGCATAATTCCAGCGATGCTTTTCCTTTGCTTAAATTGCACCACGAATTTGATTTCTACTTATAGAATAAATACAAGGAATGCTAAGCTGTCGTATAATAATATGATGCTTGTATCGAAACGATGTATTGATTTAAACGATGCAAGGAATAAAAAcggatatataatataatacatataagAAATGTTTGAGCTGCGCTTTATTACAATTAACTtacttattagttaaaaataaaaactgagtaTTCAGTGATTTACGATGAATATAGCAGACTTCAGAACGGAAATTTCAGCGCAACATTTCATCCCCCATCTTTCTAACTTCTGGAATGACTGTTCAAACATTGTAGTAACAATGTCACGTCTACCCATATTCCTCTCACTAGGTCATGACCTTGATCGTTTCACCTGGCCATTCTTTAGAAAGGAAGTAAAAAGGACAGGTAAAAATATAGAGTAGAAATAGTGAGACCGTGGTTACCATGACTTCCCTTCTCCCATTTAATTCAAGCAACGTGATTTCTGAAGTAATAAAATGACACGGGCTTGTGCATCTCTACCCCCCCCCTCCCTATCTCCTGAAGCAGAATATTAAAGAGATACACGGTAAAATGCTATGGTCAGAAAAggcattttcagaaattatgcatttttaatcttTAGTAAATTTAGAATTCTGAGTGAACGTTAtcgaaatattcattatttaaatagagaaaaacttttaaagttgttgtttttattaataagtgcACTATTGAAATAcgaagcagaatttaaaaaatatgttaagaaaaaaaacctgctcatattttttttaaaaattatgatgcgagttttgcaattattttaactgattatGGTGGATTAATTGAGCagtcatttttattaatcatttttattaatgattgctTAATCAATTAGCTCAGAAATGCTctcattttttaactaatatgttCGACTAAATGTTGACAGTTATGAATCGCCCAATTGTCAGCCTCtggcattttcttattttttttatatcgaattaatatttttgataatttaagttTGTAATATTTGGTTTTATCTTTCggtaaagtttaaaaatgaaaagaaagaattcgaataaaagatttttatttcaatgtattctttgaaatttttttctttggtttttgaaaaaactatttctttttaaaaatcattaacaatttttttattgtttaaaaagttaagggcattattacttaaattttttttcaggtaaaattaaaaaaatcataaaatttagaattagcacattaaatggaaaatgaaaataaaacatcattttaagataaaataggATTGAGCGCAAGATAATTAATCAGATTCATTtagtattttaagataaaaattttaattatggaaatataaataaaatttctgagtacattcaatgaaaatatttgcaatttttattttatccagatAATTGCCATCagaatgtttcttaaaataaattaaaccattAAAAAAGGACCTTTGCGTAACAtccttttctttatctttcttttgATGAATTGTATGATGCTGTGATGGGTGATATATATGGTGTGTATCTTTCGAGATATACAcgaattcttcataatttatttgttacaaaaGCTCATTATTCATTTAAGACAAGATTTAAAGAAGCTTGGAAAATCGCAAAACATCCTTTATTCCGAAGACatatttaatcagctgaatttgctgattagattatatatatatacatgacgTAAATGAGGGAAAAGAATGCCTAGAATTTTCTTTTACCATAGAGTCTTAATTTAAGAGGCCATAGTTGTAGTTTCAATGACAAGGTCTAATCTTCAAGGTCGAAGGATTTTAAGTTCAACACCCTACTCTAGAGGCCTGAAAGTTTTTTCATACAGctgtttattatcattatttttactttgtcatAAACGATTGGAAGTCATAAATGAActctgtaaatgaaaaaaatcttgtcataaaagaatatagaaaatattgtaataatcaaaaaaattagagCTCGAAGTTTTGACGAACGTCTACTTTTCAGACCTACCTGAttcgaaaaacacagttttggaattatttttttctgtgatcATGATAAgacaaaaacgatttgagctaggccgatgaaatttggtatatggacttcaAACcgattttgtagatttttatgattttgaaagaaatccattcagaagaaatctgttcggctgttcgaatacaagtgaactcaataattacaaaatgtacaaCGCTAGGTAGATAAAGAAGGACAGGTTTAGCATCGATAATGTAGATCCGTGataaatttagaaccaaatttggCATGATTCTCATGCatttaaatgtgataactcaaaaacgtgaTTACTTGACTAAACGTAATAACCGTCACAGGTTTTGAACCAGATCCGGAAAGGATCGACCATCAGTTCGATCTGTACTTTCTCATGTGTGTAATCGGATCATGTACGCATTAAGTCTCATTTTTTGAGacttaatatgaaaatgaataaagtaaACGAGACTTAagactttaataatttaaataaaggaaatttggtatatgatcgtGTGGCTACATTTGCAATTCTAGGCTAATTTTATTTGTCGCCGACTGATaggtgttcgtgctacagtggtgcagtccaggatgtcaagcatttgatatttgaatccACCAAGTTTATTCCGGAAAAACGTAAACTCAAGAACTGCCttcgaaagaacaatatagcttggcctcctcatttatctgcctttgtacagtggaaatcatatttcatttccttttgtacatatatcaatagtatttttccacgtataatttaaactttacttcagtgtgtttgcctacatatatttgcatatatacttttgtatttgtattttgaatattttatttgatcatgcttcttgaattgttttatatcatttactgtatgtttctgttactatgtgagcaattttgtttcattttgcttttgtttgtgtatctacttgtttccccctatttttctttcttctatttttgcatttgtgcctgcgaccttatatttaaaatttattttactgtcgattgcgtactgacttacatctgtaagccttgtggtatacttgttggcacacaaggagtttatacgtaaagaacaaaaaaaaaaacaaaacatacaCGAATTaaattttctggtacttgtgtttTAACTGTATGACATATATTAATCGTGACATAAAAAGGGGAAAATAGCATGCTAGATTTAGGCAGAAGATCGTTTTTTGGCGTTCGTTATTGGCTTACAACTAATACATTAGCAAGAACCAAGTTTCATTACTACATTGTAAAGCACACAATTCTcatgtctgaaaataaaatctgagcACGCGTGGAATTCACTGCTTTGTCCATAGTTcgccattttattttaagaaaggggaaaaataactttattagagaatatatcaGAAGACTTCAAAAGGATAACTCCTGGTGGCCAGAATTATACTTACCAAATTGTTTCTTACAGAACTACAAATCAacaattacaattatgaaatatatttttatgaaatgggATCCTACATTAAACGAAAATGATCAGAAAATAAGGACTGCAATTAAAaagtgtttgattttaaaaattcttgtacaTGAATAACCACTTTCCTTCGTTATATGTTATGCAAtgcacatattaaaaatatttatggtttatttaaattatgagctGTTAAACTGCTTtgggtattaaaataaatatcatgaaaaCTTTAACTCCccaatttaatatagttttttaacaaaaatcatttcTGAGATATGTTGTATTTAAAAAGTGAGACCTTCTAATTTAAGTTAATGATTAGATGAAGAATTTAACACTTCGCTtggaaattttttcagaaatgtttaatatttcagaGTGTTTATAATCTCCATGAATAAAATGCCTGATAATCTGTTCACGAATAATCCGATAACATAAGCAACGATTCCTGTTAAGACACTACAACattggaatttttaaagattaatagtCACTTTAAACTaagaatccttaaaaaaattattaattgttcatAAATCTTgtagaatgaatttatttcatattatctcTATTTCTACtggtaataaaaaaagaacgcGTATCATTTGGTGCTATGTCGGCCAGTCCGTTTGACCTGCAATtatcaaatttagcacaaatatgtATTAGAGAGTACGAATGTGCAGCTAGGAGcgagtttttaaacttttagttaaGTAACTAGTAAGCGGGATATTGGAGTTCTTCcgcgataatttttgtaaatgttataTTAAAGCAAGAGGAAATagtttcttcaaaactttctgaCATAATCTCTATTAAAGGCGTTATATCACTTCacccatataaaattttttattatggcAGTGAATGTTTGTATGATAATGTTCATGATAATGCTCTTTTAATGTTCAGTCTTGAAATTTTCTACCTAATtttgaaaactaaggaagaaaCAAGAGGTTTATTATATcctcaatttatataaaaaaaaaccagaatataaaattacattatcgTTTAAGATAATgtgtattttaaattgattaccCAGACAGTTAGATCTTAAATATCACAATAATGTCATGGAACTCATAATAGAACAGGTTTAAAGCTATAAAAGCAGCTAAAATAACACGCCTTTGTCAAAATTTGATGCTTGAAATGCTTTATAATGAGACACATGAACATCAACTTATGTGtatgagatttaattaaaattgaacaatCCACATTTCAACAGGTCGCTAAAGGAGGTTAAATGATATTAAAGATAAAGCTGAGGAAGTATTTTCATGcatattatcttttattgttaTAACTTTAGAAGAACGGTTTAACATCGTATTGAAATTAGCTCATTTGGGAGCAGTCAGTGATTTGACATAATAAATTCGAATCCGGATCTTACAGTAGATTCAATTAATAAAAGTGTCACTCACAATTCCAATTGGAAAACAACTTTTGCTCTTATATTCGTCTACTTCTTTTTTATTAGCTGGTTCCCCTGGAATGGtggtttcatttaatttcagttaaaactaATACATTATTAGATGTTCATTCTTTCCCCAAATTATGTGCATGAACCTAATGGAACCGAGCCTTATGAGATTATACTGCCATTAATAATAACGTCATTAATTAAACGTCAaggtaattaatttcaaattgtacTTATTTTTTACGCTAATGTAATTCCTCATGCAGAATTGCTTAGCTAATTAactgtatcttttttttcttagtttgcGATACcgtaagaaaaatttacatttagatatatgaaaaatgaattaaaactgcTGGAATTTCatggaaacaataaaaattttgttaaaaatttctgcaaaaataatttttaatgcatacatcGCAAGcacatctttattattggtaAAGCCGAACATTcactataaattttacaaaaggaaattgcaaaagaaagctaactttaaaacatttcagaTGTAGCAAAAAATGACCTTGACAGATGactaatatgaaattcattttattattttgattaaatgaacataattttttttagaattgcttAAATTATCTAATTCTATAGACTTGCGATCAAAAGTTAAAATGATTCTTCTGATTGCCTCTTTctttaattcatatgaaaaaaaaatatccagctTATTTTCTTCTGCAGCAAACCTTTGTTATATAAGCCAAAAGCGTGCATGTAACAGCGAAATACGCATTTTAAACATCACAATACTTAAAGGCATTTAAATATCTCGAGCTTTGTGGAGAAGCACGAAGAGTAATTATTCTATTCAGAAACTAGGgaatgtatttttgtttcataacaCACACGAGAAAAAATTTAGTTCCTACTAAGCTTATAAGATGCGTATACTTTCATATGAAATGTGTCACGATCCCTTAAAGATACAGAAACATTCTTCTCGAAATATGAAGATCGGTCTGAGTGAAGTATCatagtttttaatgtttatttttacttgtCAGGATTGTAGCAAGAGATTTTctgtcagtttttatttattgctttatcgCGTTTATCTTGCTCCGAAACAATTCCACTTTTTCAGAATGTAATGATGAATGGTAGATTCTATTTTCACTTCAAATAGAAcagtgaagaaaaaaatgttactcCAGAATATCTGTCtaaagaaatatgtttcaaatataattccaGTTTATGTTTTGTTCATAGTGAAGGATTATTTGCGAGATGGTTCAAGAATAAGTatcaaaattctttgtaagttCATTTTGTTGATTTGTAATATACGAAATGAAGATGACTTTGATAATTAGCTGTGTGATAAAAAACTGTTATGTGGTGAAAACTaagtgaagtttttaaaaagaactaactgatCCATTACGATGAATTTCAATACTCGTGACTTGGTTTTGGCTCTATTGTGTGCCTTCCTTGGTAGCGTTAAAGGTTTGCTAGtatcaaaagtaaaatctttGGGGCCAATTGAAATTTTTGGACTAAGAAGCTTAGGAGCAACATGTCTCATTATACCCATAATCATTTTCTGGAACTATAAACTATGGTACGACTACAAAAGTAATTTGATACTTCTAGCAAGATCGATTGTTGGTAACATAGCCGTTTGTAGCTACTATTTTGGCTTCGCTTATCTGCCAATTGCTGAAGCATCACTTCTGTTTTATTCAACGCCTGTATTCACAATCTTTATTGGATGCATATTTCTGAAGGAAAAATGTGGACTAAGTGAAATGGTATCTGTCATCTTTTCATTATTGGGAATCATACTGGTGTGTTTTCCAGACTTCACATTTGATTCAGCCAGAGGTACTACAGATACTTTCAAAGGCGTGGCTGGATCAATTATTGGTGCCATTGCGCAAGCCGTTGCATTAGCTGTGGtcagaaaaataactttcatacCTCCAGCAGTAGTTAGTTTCTGGTGGGCTCTAGTAGGAATTCCATTTTCTGCTGCTCTCAACAGTCTTCACACTGGAAGACTTCATTCCTGGGAATGTGGGATGGAAGCCTGGATCCTCATATTGATTGCTGTGATAGGTTTCGTTAGTGAACTATGCCTCGTAGCGGCATTGAAATCAACTGATGCTGTTATTGTATCAATAGCACTTACATCGGAGATTTTATGGGCTTTCATTCTACAAATATATGTGAATAATGAATGGCCAGAATTTTGGTGTATTCTTGGAGGTATGGCAATTGTGTTTTCTATTTCTTTGTCACCTATAGTTACTTGCATATCTTCGAAAAAAAGCAAGTTTGATGTCGGTAATGAACAATCTGAAAATGTTACCAATTAAGAAACTaacaaattagttttatttcagtcaaataactaaaaatgtcTATAATCctttaatgatatattattctgtttttgcaaaatattatgatatttaattggGATTTTTTCTAAAGATCTGCTTAAATGTGTTAAGTTGTTAATAGTATATGTActacaatgcattttttatagattaaaaaaaattttaaaaatgtttattacgaacttttccgaatAGTATTCTGTgatttagaaatgattatttctcgggactttaatactttatttatttctgaccGATGTTTATTTGTTgtcaataaataaagtaaatatatttattttataaacgttTATATTATTAAGttgttttaatgtatatatacTGATTCAGTCATATCGATCATAAATGTGCGATGTTTACCACAAGAGAGATTCCAGCTTAAGagaaatgtgtaataaaaattatatccccattgctaaaaataattcttcatgttttcatacaaaattatcataaaaaatatattgttatttttatcattttgaaatgccgacattgaaatgaataaaaaacgcCCAATTAATTGGAAGTTGATACTATGATCGGAAGTATAATTtagaagttaataaattaataaatgtattttattgaatcagttttttttgtatacagtaagtttatttttatcagcACTAATACTAAACTGtggaaaatacttaaatttaaatttaaaaaaaaaactgtttacttattttgaacgatctttttatttctttcttggttttcaaaatgatgatattcgaataaaatataattaacgaATTTGTGACAAGATATCGTTTCAATATAAAGCATGAAAAAAGTAAGTGTcactatttaaaagttttttttttaaatttctgatctATATCTCCgatataaaccttttttttattaaccgcttaactgttttgcccgtatgccaaacgtgcatcgatttatcgaattttgatagttgtaagcaaaaaaaacattcataacgattataattcaatattaaaattactttgaatacataaataagtcaagcattcaatggatttccatttgaatcaaaataagaaaatattcccaaaatagaaggtgtcatcttattagataataaagaaaataaaacagttaagaataattttgatctttttaaatgtaatatgaaaCAATAAGGAAACTTCCTTTTAAAACGATTCAACAATTAACGATTATCAAATGATGGTGAGTTAAACTCTCGTGCAGTTTTTCTGAAACTTGTTTTCTTCGGTTTCgtgattaatttcttattagGTTCTTAGAATTACggataagcatatttttttttccagttttttttaagaGTGATTTTTAGCAACCGTGGCAGTTATAACATTTAATAAGATGCAATCATTTTAGGAACTTcgttgtaataaatttatagcaATATTACATGGCTGTTTCCTAAAACATACATTTTAGGCAAcagtaattattgaaaattgggaatggtttgtatttttgtattcatttattccattgaaaaaactaaattttgcttTCTCATGTACGAAACGTACATTGAGACAATGTTGTAATAATCGAAACTTTGATCTCAAATTCTTGTTTGAAGGTATTAAACGACAAATCATATCTTGTTTACGCCGTCTATAATTGtttgtaaagaattaatttttttttagtttcattttaaagtgtaataaaaataatttaatgaaaactttgcatacaaatttatctttaagcattttatttattttttaaattcatttttcaatcgTTTCCtgcaaattgatttatttttaaacagtaacTGTTAATGTTTTTAAccagcaaatttatttttaaagattacaaaaacttaaacagttttttcatgctttttttatgACCATATGCTCTGAATACAAAAATgactcaataatttttaaatcaattattattaatttgatttaaattaataatttcgaaatatttctacaTAGTTTCACTTTcagcattcatattttttttatcaagaaaaaataatatgagttgAAGAGGGATAAAGGAAATAGGAaagatctttattaaaaaaaaaaaaaataaattagaaagtaGATTCCatgaaactcaaaaataattcTCACGATGGTGCCTTTGAAGaaagaaatcgatttttaaaggtttcgaaaataaaactatttatcataagaaaattaaatcaagGAAATGGTCTTAAATCAaggaaataatgtaaataaataaactaagaGAAATTTTGGTACTCATTTTCATTTCTGAGTTCTGTTTTGATTTTTCGTTTCTTCTGAGATTCTATATCGTTTTTAGTAAAAGAGGAGCGCCCTCTATCGGCACAGCTTTCACTTATCTTATTGctctttatttgattaaataccgtaatatttcaaaattataaaacatttatattagttCCAAATTCTAATGGTTTTAATTCGGAATAAGtagaataattactttaataatagtaattaatcaTTATCTatgtatttattaacatttttatatattttttttattaacgcttcaagatttgaaaatcaaaatgttcTTTCGAATATAATctgaactaataaaataataataataataaaaactgggAGAAATGTTTTTGGCACTCGTTTTCATTCTTAAGGACAATTCAGCCTTTTCATGGATCATTTCTACTGAAAGGAAGCGCCCTCTATCGGTAGtgcttccatttatttttatgctctttaatttactgaattgcgcaacatttcaaaattataatataaaaacattatattaattcaaaattctaatggaatcgttacttatttatttactattaattttatattttttattaatatttcaagatttgaaataattaaaatataattatttcagaatagtGTAATAAacatcatgcttttttttttgtattttaaacatgcatttcaaattatactAAGCCATTATTCCTACCGATATTCATTTCTCCCAAtactgtaatttctttttataataaaatgaaattgaaaatttttaatacatactgCAGATAAATTTAAACTTGAAAGATTACAAAAGAAATTCCGAATTTATGATGAAAAGATTAGTTGTATCAAATAATTTCGTACAGATAAGTTCTTATTTAGGCGAATAAATACacgtaaaatattttatcactcaaatacattaataattaatttccttttgcgaccagctggttcgtcgGGATTATATTTAATCTCAGTTCAACCTTTTAGATAAAACTTTATGTCCGTAATTTTCTCAGTTTTTCAGATAATaaagtagtatttaaaaaaaaaaaatcttccatttgcTCTGTTTTATATAGGATCTTTCCAATGGAGACCTGAGTCCTTACATCCTAACGTTTTAATACGCAAATGTGCATTCCATTTATCTTCTCAATTTTCTTCTAAATCTTTCTTCAGCTtgaaacaatggaagaaaatcaatcgattaaatatttgatgaaacaatggaagcggaatt
It encodes:
- the LOC129962917 gene encoding solute carrier family 35 member G1-like; this translates as MNFNTRDLVLALLCAFLGSVKGLLVSKVKSLGPIEIFGLRSLGATCLIIPIIIFWNYKLWYDYKSNLILLARSIVGNIAVCSYYFGFAYLPIAEASLLFYSTPVFTIFIGCIFLKEKCGLSEMVSVIFSLLGIILVCFPDFTFDSARGTTDTFKGVAGSIIGAIAQAVALAVVRKITFIPPAVVSFWWALVGIPFSAALNSLHTGRLHSWECGMEAWILILIAVIGFVSELCLVAALKSTDAVIVSIALTSEILWAFILQIYVNNEWPEFWCILGGMAIVFSISLSPIVTCISSKKSKFDVGNEQSENVTN